The genomic stretch CGTCTCCTCCGCTTGGCCTTGGGCGCAGAATCGCCATCTTCCGTCCTCTCCGCAGACACCTTaccctctccatcctcagcctgcctcttcttcgcaggCCGAGCCGACTCCGtatccctcttcttcggcttcttaACACTCAACGGATTCGGGCCCTTCACCTTCTTAaatcccttcttcttcttctccccgtcCCCACTCCTCTTCGGAACCGCATCATCATTCAACCCAGCCCTAAACTTCCCACTCTCATACCCATCCCTCAACTCCTCACTCAACGAACTCATCGGCTCCAAAACCATAACAGATCGCTTCACATAAACAATCGGTACACCGGGGATAGCCCGTGCCGCGCTCCTAAACATTCTCGATTTTCTCAGCGCAACCTCGGCCTCATCGACACCCCGCTTCCGCTTCTTGTCGTTCTGCGGCGCAGCCTTGGGCGTCGCCGGGTCTGCCGTGGCGAGGATATAATGCTCC from Aspergillus oryzae RIB40 DNA, chromosome 1 encodes the following:
- a CDS encoding rRNA-binding ribosome biosynthesis protein UTP23 (uncharacterized proteins of PilT N-term./Vapc superfamily); the protein is MRAKRSKKYRKLMHQYELAFGFREPYQVLVDSNFLNAVHSFKMELLPYLERTLQGKVKPLLTKCSLAVMMANQPINPRTNNPVRPAQLPPPTVLPLRHCSHNEDDTPIDEAECLLSLLSPSADVKRNKEHYILATADPATPKAAPQNDKKRKRGVDEAEVALRKSRMFRSAARAIPGVPIVYVKRSVMVLEPMSSLSEELRDGYESGKFRAGLNDDAVPKRSGDGEKKKKGFKKVKGPNPLSVKKPKKRDTESARPAKKRQAEDGEGKVSAERTEDGDSAPKAKRRRRHHNRGTKNEGEDGGDAAPAVTMEE